Within Candidatus Zixiibacteriota bacterium, the genomic segment CGGCGATCGCGATCACGCGCAGCATGCCGGAGGGACACGGCCCGCCGCAATTACCGAAGGGACCGTAGCGGTACGTGAAATACTCCCAACCACAGCCGGCCGGGCCGAGGGCGGCGCCGAGTGTGGCGGTCTGGAAGCTGAGGGCCGAGGCGTCGTAAGCGATCAGGAAATCGAAGCCGCCGATCTGGTCGGAGCCGGATTCCTTGGTGATTGAAACGTATTCGTAGCCGCCCTGAAGAGTGTTATGTGTCTTCTCGAGGCGAATCACAAAGGGCGTGATGGGGATGTTCTCGATTGCGAATTGGCAGCTATCGGCACCGCCACAATCGTTGGCGGCAATGACGGTGAAGTTCTTTAATGTTGCACTCTCGGTGATATCGAACTGGAAACTGAAGTTGCCGTTTTGGTCGATAGTTGGCGCAGTGACGACGGAACTGTTTGCGACAACTGACCATGCGAGATTGCCGGGTTCGGGGTTGGTTGCGTTGAAGTCAAGAGTGACCGGGGCAGCGATTGTCCCTTTGGTCGGGACTTCGGTGCAGTTGGTGATCAGCGGCGGGTTGCAGGGCGGACGCTGAACAAGGTCGAAGCAGACGGCGGGGGCGTCGGGAATCGTCGCCGAGGTGTTGGGGTATCCTTGAAACGTTGGGGCGTTCACTGCCGCGGAATACGGCTCGAACAGCCATGAACCGGCAGGCGGAAAGAAGATATTGTCAACGCAGAATCCGGCCGGCTGCGGCGTTTGGCCCGCGGGTATGCGAATCTTGAACGAATAACAAAGGATCGATGACGTGTGAATCGGCAATGGAGTCTCAACCGCGCCTGAATCCAGAGAGAACCCACCGATGAGGACGGAATCCGGCACTTTGTGAACCGCCATGTGTAGTCCACCGAAACCGGCGAGTCGGTCGATAGCGTCCCCATGCTCCTGCACGTAAAACGGTCTCGGCGGCAACGGCTTGTTGCCATAGGGGGTCACAAGATCGAAGGAACCGGCAAGATTGCGGAACTCAAACCCAAGCGACATGGCTCGGAGCGGGCGCTCATTGGTGATGTATATCTCGAGGGTATTATCTTCGCCGATATAGACGACATCGGAGCCGCCGTTGAAGTGAACGGAAACGTCATAGGCGCCAAACGAAACTGCCGCCGTGACAAGCACGAGCATGGTCGCCAACCCGAACGCCATTTTCATCTTTTGCCTCGCGATTTCTTGAATTCGGCGGGTAGCTCATCCGATGAATCGAGCCGCCGCGCGCGGTAGTACCAACTTCGATCAAATGTAGCCAAAGGGATCGAAGTTGTCAAGGGGGCAAATCCGACAAGACTCCGAAGGAAAGGCTTCGACCGAAGAAACAAAATGCCGCCTCCCGGCAAGAGGAGAGGCGGCAGATAAGATTGTGCGATACTTGTGCTTGGTTACTTCAGGAGAACCATCTTGCGGGTTTGGGTAAAATCGCCGGCCGAGGCGCGGTAGAAGTAGACGCCGCTGGGCATGGAGCGGGCATCCCATTCGACGTTCACATAGCCCGAGTTGCGACCGGCGAAGGTCTTTACTACCTGGCCGGAGACGTTGATGATATCCAGGGTCCAATCCGATGCGGTCGGAAGATAGAGCCTGATCGTGGTCGTCGGATTGAATGGATTGGGTGAGTTCTGCGCCAAAGCAAACTCCTGCGGTAGCGACGACTTCCCGATCACGCCATCCAGCATGTTACCGTCGTAGTCGGCTATTTGAACTTCGAGCAAGTCAGCGTTACCCGCGACGGAGAAGAGCTGGTTGGTCCCGGCTTCCAGCCGCCGCGTCATGTCGTCAAGACCGGAGTAGACGAGGACGCGCAGCACACCATCGGAGGCGGCGGACTCGAGCCGCATGTTGCACAAGTTATGAACGGAGACTGCTCCTGATGTACGGAAGGTGACCGCGAGCGCGCCGATTTCGGCGGAGGAGTGAGTTGACAGCACACCGTCAAAGCTGACTGTAGCGGCAGTGCCATAAGGCGACAGCTTGGCAATCGGGAGCGCATCACCAACGATGATGCGGAGGAGATAGACCAGATCGCCGACAGTGAGCGGGATGCCGTCGGCGTTGACATCGGAAGCGGCAATCTGCGCCTCCCGCGGGATCGGCAGGACATTCAGCGCCGGCAGGCCATAGATGAAGAAGTTGGTATAGAGCACGGCATCGGCGATTTCGTAGGCGATGCCGTTCAGGTTGATGTCGCCGCGGTCGTCAATAGAGTCGGCACAGACGATGTCGACGCCGCCGTTCCAGAAGTAGATTTCGCGCACCGGCTCATACTTGAGCGAGGTGTCACACTCGGCGCAGGCGCCGCCATAGTGCGGGGAGCTGCCGCAATCGTAGCCGGTGATGTCGAAGTCGGGACTGGAAGTGGGGTCGGGATTCTCGAATTCAAAGACCTTGGCGGAAATCAGCAACGTGTCGCCGCTGACCGTGGAGATACCGTTATCGCCACAGTCGACCCAGACGAAGCGAACGGGGACGTACTGGTACTCGAAGGTGCGGTCGTTGGTGACCAGAAATCTCAGTTTGACCAGTTCACCGCCGTCAGGAACGCTGAAGCAGGAGGGATGATTGGCGCCATTAATTACGTCCGCTACGGCGACAACCCGAATGAGGCCACTGGGGCAAGGTCCGCCGCAGTTGCCTTCGGCGCCATGGCGGTAGGTGAAGTACTCCCAGCCGCAGCCGGAAGGCCCGAGGTCGGCGCCCAGCTCGGCACTGATAAAGGCGAGACCGGTTGGGTCATAGGCCAGCAAGAAATCGAAGCCGCCGAACTGATAACTGCCGAGGAATTTCTGGATCGAGACTTCTTCGTATTGTCCCTGGAAGGAGTCATGGGTTTTTTCGATGCGGATCACCGTCTGCGGACTGCCGCCCGGGAAATGAAAGTGCTCGAGGATTTCGGCTTCGGTCAGGGCCCGGTCGTAGATGCGGATTTCGTCGATGGTGCCAACAAGGTGGCAATCAATGTTGACATGAGCACCAAAGTAGAGCTGCTGACCGTAATCGGGAATAGTTCCGCCAACCGACTGCTGCAGGACGAGGACGCCGTTGACGTAGAGCTTCTGCTTCACACCGTCGTACGTACCAACAAGATGGTACCATCGACCCGGCTCCCAGAACCCCAAGTCAGTTTCCAGCGTGTTATAGACGTCATTGTTGCCGATCGCAAATAGAAAGCCGGAGCCGTTAAGTCCGGGGCCATAGTATTGAGTACCGCGGACGCCGAGGTGATACTGGTAGGCGGGGAGACCATGAAACAGATACGGCCGATCGACAATAGCATCGTTGCCGGAGCCGTGGAAATCCTCTCCGAAATACCAGGCTTCCACTGTGATTCCGGAAGACGGAGAGAGGTTAGACGGCACGCCGAAATGGATCTCCGTGCTGCCATCGAGATGGAGCGCGGTGCCGGTGATACCGGGAACGAAGTCGCCATTGATGGTAAAGCCGGCATCGTCGGTAATAGTACCATCGTTGTTGTTGGCGGTGCGGTCGTGAATGATGGATCCGGAGGCTTCGTCGAAGTCCCAATAACCGATAAGACCAGCGTCAGAGGCAAATACTGAGCTTGCGAATGCCGCGACCAACAACGCGACAGCGCAGAAACGTTGAAGCATTTTAACCCTCCCGGGTTAAGAGGACGAATGCGAAGTGATATTTCCTTTTGTGCCTCGCCGGCACGACTTACAGGGTTACTACAAATTGTAGCATATTATCCACGATTTGTCAAGAGAGTTTCAGAGGGACCGGTTACGAACAATGCAGGGGTGCCAGGATTCGAACCTGGGAATGGCAGATCCAAAATCTGCTGACTTAACCACTTGTCTACACCCCTGTGGGCCAGCCGGCACGAGCGTGCCGGCGGCGGAGATTATACAAAGACGGCGGCTCAGAGTCAACGACTCTTGGCCGCCGTCTGCGGAAATGGTGCGGCGTTAGCTGTTGGCGGCGGCAGTGGAACCGGACTCGGCCAGTTCGCGCTCATAAGCGGCCAAGACGCGGTCTTCGATGAAGCGGCGGGCCTCATTGTTGACGGGGTGGGCGATGTCCTGGTGGGTGCCGTCGGGGCGTTTCCGGGATGGCATGCTGACGAAGTACCCGGTCTTGCCATTGATGACCTTGAGACCACGGATGACGAACATGTTGTCAAACGTGATGTTGACAAACGCCTTGAGCTTGTCCTCGTTCTTCAGAGTCACGCGTATGTCGGTGATCTCCATACTACCTCCCACGTGGCGAATCCGCCGGCTGTCTCTACTCTCGAGGCAATCTCACAGGTGAGAGACAAAATACCTGCCAGCCGAAGCGACTGGTAATGTCGGTTGTCACACTCATCTCCGGCGCCTGATCAAACAGACCGAAAATCGACGAGCCGCTGCCGGTCACGGCAGCACAGTGGGCGCCCGCCCTCTGAAGGAGATTGAGGCAATCCGCCAACTCGGGGTGCCAGGACAGCACCAGCGGCTGGAAGTCATTGCCGATCTGCTGACAATATGTTAAAAGATCTGCGCCTGAGGCTGCAGGATTAATATCCGACTTTGTAGAGAAACTTGTCAAGTAGAATCTTAATTGGGCGTAAGCCGCGGCGGTAGTGACGGCAAAGTCGGGGGCAACGAGAAGCACGAAATAGTTGAGCGGCAGGTCGATATCCTCGACACGTTCACCCCGTCCGGTGATCAGCGCCGAGCCGGAGGAAAGGAAGAAGGGTACGTCAGACCCGAGACGAGCGCCCAGTTCGGCCAACCGAGAGAGCCGTATTCTTAGGTTCAATAGCTGATTAATGCCCTTCAATGCAGCGGCGGCATCGGAACTGCCCCCGCCCAAACCGGCGCCGATGGGGATGCGTTTCACCAGGTCGATCTGCAGGCCAGTCCTGATATCGCATTCAGATCTGAGCAATTCCCAGGCACGCCAGATGAGGTTAGTCGGGTCGGCGGGCGCGTGAGGCGAATCCGAGGTCAGGACAAATTCGGTTTCAGCCTTGCGGATGGTGAGCGTGTCATAGAGACTAACGGCCTGAACCAGCGAGTTTAGTTCATGGAAGCCGTCGGCACGCTTGCCCAGGATTTGCAGAAACAGGTTAATCTTAGCCGGGGCCTGGATCGAGAGCGACGGTACCGCGCTCAATTGGAGAGCCCCTGCAGGAACCAGGCGAGGAAGAAATTGACCTCGAGCCGATCTTCATCGCGGCCATCCTGGTTACGATAGTTGCGGAAATGCGAGTAGCGCAGATCCAGTCGGCCATCGATCAGCCGGCGGTCAAACATCAGCAGGCCGAAGCGCACCGAGGGCGAGGTCTCAACGACGCCGGTCGGGAACTTCTCGGCGTACGGCACGCCGGAGCGCTCGTGTTGGACGATGCGCCCCTCCCCCTTGCGAGTGAACCGAAATTCCAATTCGGTATCAAACGTGCGGCCAACATGATAGCGACAGAGGGCAAGGATGCGGTCCTGGTCGTTGCCATCGAAGTAGCCGATGGGTTTGCCATAGTAGAGATAGAGGTTCTGCGGCTGATTCTGGCCGTACACGGTGGTGTTGACGCGGGTGTAACTTAGCTTGGTGAAGAGCCGAGCGAGGCCGAGCGGTTCGAGGGCATCCAGGCCGAGCTTATAGCCGACCTGGTGCGGTTCCGATTTGAAGTCGATCTGAAAGTCGTCGATCATCAACTCGCCGAAGATTCGCGCCCGGCGCGGCCAATAGATGGCGAAATCAACACCAAAGAAGATGTTGTCGTCGGAGCCGCGATTCCACTGCTCCCAATAGTACGGAACGAAGGGGTTAAGGTAGCGCCAGTCGATCGGGCGGTTGTGGCCGCCGTAAAGAACGAGTTCGGAAAGCCCGAGTTCGAAGACGCCCTGCTTACGGAAACTGAGGCGATGCGCCGAGATATAGCGCACGAGTGTCGAGTCGTTGTGGACAACGTTGTCGAGCCGGGTAACAAAGTAATCGAAGCGCAGGGCCGGGTGTTCGTAGCCAAGCCAGATGCGATCGAGCGGCGGGGCGTTATCGGAAAGCAGCAATGCATCGTGCTGTTCCGGTCCCCAGATCATGGAGGAGCGGCCGACCGAGGCGAAGACACCGCGCGGCAACGCGTAATAGAGGGCGGCCTGGTCGACCCAGCCGGTGATTTTTTCGTCCCACTTGCGGCCATTCCACTGCGAGTAGAGATCGCCGTGGTTTTCGAGGCGCATACGCAGATGGACCTGCAAATTTCCGGTCGGCGCCACCCAGAGTTCGCTGGTCAAGCCGAGCCGGTGGATGGGCATGGTGTCGGAAGCGGCAAGCTCCTGGAAATAGGGAACGAATCGCAGTTTATAAGCCAAGTCTCTTCGTCCCGATGTCCTCATGAGTCCGACATTATTCAGCAAGATCTTGCCGGGGTCGAGATAGCGATTAATCCGGCTCGAAAGGAGGCCGTCGAGTTCGGTCCGGACGGCGATCGCCCCAGACGTGGGCAAGTGAATCGGCAAACCTTGCCAGCGCGGTGAGACATTGGCGTAAAGCTGTTCGTCCGCCCAGAGCAGAAGCCCCTCCTCCCAGTATCGATTGCCGACGAAGTCAGTTGCTTCAACGGGATTCGTCAAAGCGGCGGCCCCGGAGGCCGTGTGAGCCAGCAGCGCCAGCAGGCAGAGCGAAAGTAGAGTCGCGACAAGAAGCCGGTTGATCATGGGGGCAATTACCGTCAGCGGGCAATTCAAGTCAACGTGAAATCTGCGCCGGCCAGCAGCCGATGCTTATCAAAGATAGATCGATTTTGTCGAACATAAGTAGACCCTGATGCGTAGTATCATAGCAAGACCACCAATCACAATGCGGTTGTATCCGTCGGAACTAGCTCTGGGGAGATCGATTTATGAAGAGAGAGACAACGCTGCTCGGCGCGGCACTGAGTTTGGCAATTGGCACCGTCTCGCTAGCGACCGAAAGCCAGTGGGTGGACAATGCCGCGGCGACAATTCTGTATGACGCGGCGTCGGGACGGTTCCGGCCGGCGGATGCCGATCAGCCGCAGCCGCCGTTCAGCCAGATGGTGGATGGCATTGGCGTTACGGCGGGAGTCAGCAAGTCACCGCAGGCGGAGTATGACTCCCTGCGCTTATGGGGGCACTGGCACGGGCGGTCGACGTACGGCGGGTCCTGGGGTTATGTAGATTCGGCCAGCGGCAATGAATATGCGTTGATATGCGCGCGCGGCGAAGGGGTGTCGATTGTCGACATCAACACCTGGCCGCCAGAGGAAGTCGGATTCATGCCGTCGCTGGCACCGGGAAACGATGCCAAAGAAGTGAAAATTTACCGCCACTATGCCATCATGGTTAAGGAGTTCGAGCCGTTACAGATCTTCAACATACAGAATGTCGCCAATCCGGTGCAGGTGGCGACGATCAATCCGATCAATGGCGGCTCCCACAATTGCCTGGTCGACGGCAATTATCTTTATGTCGTCGGCAACCACGGAATCGGCGGGCTGGAGATCTGGAATATCAGCAATCCAGCGGCTCCCGGGGTGCGAGTCGGGCAGTATAATCCTTACTATTACCACGATATCGATATCCGCAACGACACGCTGTTTGCGGCTGCGATTTACGGACAAGGGATCGATGTCCTCGACATTTCCAACAAGGCCAATCCGACGTTGATTACCAACTGGAATTACCCCGGCTCGGGCGCGCACAATATCGACATCAGTCCGGACGGACGCTATGCCTTTGTCGGTGATGAAATCGGGAGCGGACCCTGGACCCGCGTGTTCGACATCTCCGACATCCACAACGTGCAATTGGTGGCAAATATCATTCCATCGACGCCGGCAATCGCGCATAACAGCTATTTGAAGGATGGATTCCTGTATATCGCGCATTACACCGCGGGACTGCGCATCTGGAACGTGCAGAACCTATTTGATCTGCATGAGGCGGCACGGTACGACACGTATGCCGGAGTCGGGATGGTATACGCCGGGGCCTGGAACGTGTATCCGTTCTTCCCTTCCGGCAAGGTGATCGTCTCGGACATGCAGACGGGGTTGTACGTGTTTCAATGGCACGATTTTGTCTGCCCGGACGGCGTCGACAATGATGGTGACGGGCTGGGGAACTTCTGCGACAATTGCCCGGACGTTCACAATCTGGCACAATTTGACGAAAACGGTGACGGCGTTGGTGATGCTTGCGACGGGCAGTTGCATATCCAGAGCTACGCGCCCGACAGCGGTTTCACCGGCACGCCGTACTTCTATCAGTTCACGGCGATCGGCGGCACGCCGACCTATGAGTGGACGTTTCTCGGCGGCGATGTGCCATTTGGGTGCGTATTCAACAACGGTGTCGGTACGGTCACCGGCACGCCGACGCTCAGTGCGACCTTTTACTTCACCGTGACGGTGGCGGACGCGTCGATGCCGACGCGCCATGACACGCTCGGCGTGAGCATCACGATCAGCGACCCAGCACCGCAGTACGTTTGCGGCGACGCCGACGGATCAACAAGCGTCAGCATCTCCGACGCCGTGTATTTGATTCAGTATATCTTTGCCGGCGGGCCGGCGCCGATTCCCCTCGAAGTCGGCGACTGTGACTGCAGTGGATTGGTGACGATTTCGGATGCGGTTTTCTTGATTAACTACATCTTTGGCGGCGGGCCGGCGCCCTGCGCGAGTTGTCCGTAGCGGCGGGCCCGGTCAAGAAAACGCGGGTCGCGACCCGGCAGTCGCGACCCGCGGAAATTCGTGTAGTTGCAGGAGGACCGGAGCTTATTTCTTCTTGCCGGTACGCAGGCGGGCGAGCGTTTCGGCTTTCAGCTTGGTGCGGAATTCCTGCTGCAACTTGCTCCAGAACGGATACATGCTGCAGTGGTCGGCCTTATCGCAGTCGCAGCCGCGGTCGCCGCGGACGCAGAGATTGAGCCCGAGGGGACCGTCCATGGCCTCGATGACATCAAGCACGCTGACCTGGGTTGGGGTCTTGGCCAACTGATAACCGCCGTGCACACCCTGGTATGACTTGAGAATCTGGGCGCGCGTGAGTTCCTTGAGAATCTTCGCCAGGAAGTCGCGCGGGATGCGCTCGGTTTCGGCGATGACGTTGATGGAATTGCGTTTTTCGTTGGGTTGGCGCGCGATGTGCAGAACGGCTCGCAGGGCGTAGTCGGCTTTGCGTGAAATCTTCATTGTTACTCTTGCTCCTCCTGGCGTCTACTGGGCACAGTGGACGTCGTACGCGGGTGAACTAACCAAAGCTAAATCCAGTTGATATTCGACCGTCAAGTCAACTTAACCATTAGCGGTCTATATTTACTCATACATACGGAAGTAACGATAGTTTGATCGAAAAGTAAATGGATTTTTTAGTAAATTTATCGAGATTTGTGAAACATTGCCAGGAGAGCGCCGTTCACCGGTAAACCTGCCGGCTGTAAGAGAGATGATGGACAAGCTTGTTTACGCCTTGATGTTTGCGGTCTTGCTCGGCGGCGCCGCTGATGCCGCTTCGTTGCAGGCGACTTTTCCGGCTCCGGCCGGCTATGCGCGTATTGCCGTGGCGGCGGAATCCTTCGCAGCATCGGTGCGATCATTGACGGTACTTCCGGATTCCGTGCCGGTTCGTTACGCCGACGGTCGAATTTGCGGGACCTGGCCTGCCGGGACGCGAGTAGTAGACCTGCCCTTTCTGTTTCGAGCAGATCTCGAGCAGTGCACCGATATGGCACTGCGGCTATTTGCCGAGTACGCTTGGGCGCGCGGATCGGCAGACGGATTGGAGTTCAGGCTGCAGAACGGTCAGCGCATTGCCTGGCGCGAGTGGCGCGCAGGCAGGCGTTTGCGATTTGACTCCGCTGCCCACCGGCACGTTGTTGCGCCGGCGCGAGCCGATTCTTCGCGGGTAGAATTTGAGCAATTCCTACACTACCTCTTCCTTTGGACCGGCAGTGCTGCGTTGAAGCGCGATCTTCAAGCTGTGGAGGCAGGAGATCTGCTGCCGGGCGATCTCATCGTACAAAATACAACGGGGGCAATGGGCCATGTGTCGGTCATTCTTGATGTAGCGCAAGACAGCAGCGGTCATCGGCTCTACCTGATCGGCAACGGGTGGACGCCGGCACAGAGTTTCTTTGTCCGGATAGCCCGGCCGGACGAAGGGAGCGACGGCTGGTTTACGCTTGCCGGTTACGAGAACCACCTATCAGTTTACGGCTTTGGTCCGTTCAATTTCCGTCGCTGGCAAGAATGATGCAGTGGTCAACCGGGGAGGATGCACCAAGATGAAGAGCTATCGCAAAGAATTGTGGTTTGAGACAGCGGCGCGACGCCAGTTGCTGAACATCACCGGTCAAGTGGAGACGTGTCTCCAAGAGAGCGGCGTGCGGGAAGGAATCTGTTTGGTCAATGCAATGCACATTACTGCGAGCGTATTCATCAATGATGATGAGGCCGGGCTGCACCACGATTTTGAGATCTGGCTGGAGAAGCTGGCACCGGAGAAACCGCACTCCCAGTATCGCCACAACGGTTTTGAGGACAATGCCGACGCCCATCTGAAGCGAACAATTATGGGCCGCGAAGTGATCATAGCGGTCACTAACGGTCAGTTTGACTTTGGACCGTGGGAACAGATCTTTTACGGTGAGTTTGACGGCAGACGCAAGAAGCGGGTACTGGTGAAGATTATCGGCGAATGAACCGGGTCAAAGAGCCCTAATTGCGCGGGGCCGGCGCAGCAGTGGAGGCGGCCAGGGGCACTTGCAGTTTCTTTTTCAATTCCAGTAGCGGCCGAAAGTCGGGATCGGCGTTCTTCCAGACTTCAGCGGCACGTTCGCGATAGGCCTGGGCCGAGGCCCGGTCGTTGCCGGCCTCATAGATATCCGCCAGCTTGATCAAAGTTTTGGGGCTATTCGGATTGATCGACAAGTTCTTCTGCAATTCGGAAATCGCCTGGGCCGCTTCGCCCCGGCGCAGCAAGACGTCGGAGTAATAGACACGATAGCTCATTTTCTCGTCCGGCGTCGCAGCCAGGGCAATGATTTCGGCGAACACACGCGCCGCTTCTTCGAAGTTGCCTCTCAAGTCGGCCTCCGTTGCCCGCATGAAGGAGTCGTAGATCTTCCAGCCGGGAGTCTCGACAATAGCCGGAACTTGCTTGGCGCGCTCGGCCATCCACGCCCGCGACCCGTCCCATACTTGTCGGAGCGAGTCCAAGTTGCGTTGACGGTAGTAGAGTGCGCCGAGGGAGAAGGCGGCATCGCCGATGGCATCGTCTTTAGTCGCCGCCAATTTGTCAACCAAGGAACTCATCATGCGTCTGGCGGAGTCCAGTTCATCGCGGTATGCGAGTTGACGGGCGTAGTGGATGGCATATTGTCGGGCTTTCGCTTCATTCGGAGCTTGTCCTCGAAGAATATTGAAGCAGTACTCAACCTGGCGGTTCTGACCAAGGGTCTGATAGGTCTGGGCGAGATGCAAGACGGCGAAATCAAAATCGGGATTGATGTTGAAAGCCTGCCGGAATTCGTTGATCGCCTCGTCGTAGCGGCCCAGGGCATGGAGGATTTCGCCGCGAGAATCATGGGGATTGGCCTGATCGCGACTGAGCTCGATATACCGATCGAGCATCGCCAGCGCATCGTCGTAGCGGCCGAGATAGTAATTCAGGTAGCCGAGCATGTTGTAAGCGGGTGCGTGATCGGGAAACCGCTTGGTGATCTGCTGGAAGAGCTCAAGGGCGCGATCCCAATGACTCAGGCCCCATTCGCGGTAGGCTAAGGTGCTGATAGCATCGAGATCCTCGGGATACTGCCGATAGAGTTCCTGCGCAATCTGATAGCTCTTCTCGTTGTTGCGCTCCCACCCGGCCTGATAGCAGTCGATCAGCAGCTGTTCGCGCGGACTGGTATGGGACTTGTGCGCGATGGCGCGCGCGCGCATTTCTTCAGCTTTCTTGGCAAAACCCATACCGCTGTAGACATCGGCCAGATGGGCTTCAGCCATGGCAAATTGGGAGTCGAGTTGGATTGCCTTCTCGAACTCCTCCATCGCCTGGCGGAGATAGAGCTCTTCATGTGCTCCCACGCCGGCCTGATAATGACGGTAGGCTTCGGAAGATGAAGTGGTCACGGTGCGATTGGGCTTCACCGCGACGTAAATGGCCATCACCAGGAAGAGGAGGAACACTATGAGCGAGATACGACGCAGCATGAATCTTCTGAGCCTTTCCGCCGGACTCATGGGCACACTGCGCCCCGTGTCCAGCCACTGTCAATATACGGCCGATCCGGGGTGATGTTCACTGTTTTTCTGAAAGTGCTTGCCGTGTCCGGCGTGATCTCTTTCTTAATCCTCATGCAGAGAGTTGTGTTTTGGGCTGGTCTATTGGCGGTCTTCGCTCTGGCCGGGCATGCAGCCGCCTTGACCCTTCAGGGGGCTCTGGAATTGGCGCTGAAGCAGAACCATTCGGTCGCCACGTTGCAGAGCCGTGTTATCGAGAGCCAGACAAAGGTCGGCACGGCGCGAACCGCCTATCTGCCGCAATTCCAGCTGAGCGGTTCCTATACCTACAATTCGCGGCTGCCGAAACTGGCGATAAACCTCCCGCTGCCGATCGAATTCCCGGAAATCCAAACGGCCACCCACCATGTCGTCGACACGCGCCTCCAGGGCGGATATCTGCTTCTTGATTTCGGGAAACGGCGTAAGGCGGTCAGCATGGCGGTACTGGGGCGCGAGATGTCTGAAACCGCATTGGCCGGCACGCAGGATGACGTCGCTTATCAGGTGACCCGCGAATACGTTACGGCGGCAATGATCGCCGAACGAGCACGCTTGGCGGAACGGTATGTAGCGACGTCGCAACGCCACCTTGATGACGCGCGCGTGCTTTTCGACAACGGTCTGGTTTCGCAATTCGACTTGCTCAAGAGCGAGATGCAGGTCAAGGTCTATCAAGAGCAGTTAGCCGTGGCAACGGCGGAATTGCGCAGCGCGCAGCTGAGTCTCGCTGAGTCGATCGGCCTCGACAATACAGCACTGCCGGAAATTGCGCAGTCGCTGGCCGAACTCGTGGTTACAGCTCCGGAGACGACCGCACCGGAAGTGGAGCGCCTGGCGATGCAAAAGCCGGAGGTGATCGCGCTGCGGAAACAGCAGGAAGTGTCGCAATTGACGATCGGCCTGGAACAGCTGCGGCCGTCGCTGTCGCTGGTTTCATTCGTGGGTTGGAAAAACTCGTACTTGCCTGACCCCGACAAACTGCTGTTCAACTACAGTGGGGGTGCCGTGGTGAGTTACCCGATTTTCGACGGTGGCCGGGCCCGGGCGCGTCGAGCCGAGGAAATCGAGCGGCAGCGAACGCTGGACTTGGAGATTGAGCAGATCGTGAGCCAGACGACAACGGCGGTGGAGACACTGCGCGCTGAAACTGACAAAATCTCTGCGAAGTCGCGGATAACCGAGGAGCGGCTGGTATTAGCGCGAAAGGCGCTGGAGATTGCCGCGGTGTCTTTTTCCACCGGCCTAATCACCAACAGCGACTATCTCGATACGGAGCTTGAGGTTCAGCAGATCGAAACGGATGCTCTGGCCGACCGCTATTCCCTGTTGGTGGCG encodes:
- the ispE gene encoding 4-(cytidine 5'-diphospho)-2-C-methyl-D-erythritol kinase encodes the protein MSAVPSLSIQAPAKINLFLQILGKRADGFHELNSLVQAVSLYDTLTIRKAETEFVLTSDSPHAPADPTNLIWRAWELLRSECDIRTGLQIDLVKRIPIGAGLGGGSSDAAAALKGINQLLNLRIRLSRLAELGARLGSDVPFFLSSGSALITGRGERVEDIDLPLNYFVLLVAPDFAVTTAAAYAQLRFYLTSFSTKSDINPAASGADLLTYCQQIGNDFQPLVLSWHPELADCLNLLQRAGAHCAAVTGSGSSIFGLFDQAPEMSVTTDITSRFGWQVFCLSPVRLPRE
- a CDS encoding T9SS type A sorting domain-containing protein; the protein is MLQRFCAVALLVAAFASSVFASDAGLIGYWDFDEASGSIIHDRTANNNDGTITDDAGFTINGDFVPGITGTALHLDGSTEIHFGVPSNLSPSSGITVEAWYFGEDFHGSGNDAIVDRPYLFHGLPAYQYHLGVRGTQYYGPGLNGSGFLFAIGNNDVYNTLETDLGFWEPGRWYHLVGTYDGVKQKLYVNGVLVLQQSVGGTIPDYGQQLYFGAHVNIDCHLVGTIDEIRIYDRALTEAEILEHFHFPGGSPQTVIRIEKTHDSFQGQYEEVSIQKFLGSYQFGGFDFLLAYDPTGLAFISAELGADLGPSGCGWEYFTYRHGAEGNCGGPCPSGLIRVVAVADVINGANHPSCFSVPDGGELVKLRFLVTNDRTFEYQYVPVRFVWVDCGDNGISTVSGDTLLISAKVFEFENPDPTSSPDFDITGYDCGSSPHYGGACAECDTSLKYEPVREIYFWNGGVDIVCADSIDDRGDINLNGIAYEIADAVLYTNFFIYGLPALNVLPIPREAQIAASDVNADGIPLTVGDLVYLLRIIVGDALPIAKLSPYGTAATVSFDGVLSTHSSAEIGALAVTFRTSGAVSVHNLCNMRLESAASDGVLRVLVYSGLDDMTRRLEAGTNQLFSVAGNADLLEVQIADYDGNMLDGVIGKSSLPQEFALAQNSPNPFNPTTTIRLYLPTASDWTLDIINVSGQVVKTFAGRNSGYVNVEWDARSMPSGVYFYRASAGDFTQTRKMVLLK
- a CDS encoding T9SS type A sorting domain-containing protein, with protein sequence MKMAFGLATMLVLVTAAVSFGAYDVSVHFNGGSDVVYIGEDNTLEIYITNERPLRAMSLGFEFRNLAGSFDLVTPYGNKPLPPRPFYVQEHGDAIDRLAGFGGLHMAVHKVPDSVLIGGFSLDSGAVETPLPIHTSSILCYSFKIRIPAGQTPQPAGFCVDNIFFPPAGSWLFEPYSAAVNAPTFQGYPNTSATIPDAPAVCFDLVQRPPCNPPLITNCTEVPTKGTIAAPVTLDFNATNPEPGNLAWSVVANSSVVTAPTIDQNGNFSFQFDITESATLKNFTVIAANDCGGADSCQFAIENIPITPFVIRLEKTHNTLQGGYEYVSITKESGSDQIGGFDFLIAYDASALSFQTATLGAALGPAGCGWEYFTYRYGPFGNCGGPCPSGMLRVIAIADANNGANHPDCFAVPNGGEMVSLKFFVTANQTFECQYVPIRFAWIDCGDNALSNVGGDTLWISSKVFDFENIDPLIDPNFEVTDLSCYFAISYGGACADCDVSEKYEPIRYIYFWNGGIDIVCADSIDARGDINLNGVPNEIADAVLFTNYFLYGLSALDPNPQFRQAQIAASDVNADGLTLTVGDLVYLLRVIVGDALPFPKLTPFANHATVDFNGTLSLTAPVEVGALYATFHVNGDYSIHNFSDLRLESSIADGLLRVLLYSGLEDMSRRLSAGSNPLFSVSGDVALVDFQVADYQGNLLNTRLERSALPTKFALSQNVPNPFNPTTTIQLALPVESDWSLEIINIAGQVVKSFTGRNSGAVSIEWDARSMPSGVYFYRASAGAYSETRKMVLLK
- a CDS encoding SpoVG family protein, with translation MEITDIRVTLKNEDKLKAFVNITFDNMFVIRGLKVINGKTGYFVSMPSRKRPDGTHQDIAHPVNNEARRFIEDRVLAAYERELAESGSTAAANS